The Rhododendron vialii isolate Sample 1 chromosome 5a, ASM3025357v1 genome contains a region encoding:
- the LOC131325770 gene encoding protein NLP7-like, with translation MITTWKSENWATMEGHALGDKRPFEVMSFSADGKLVSRLQRIHISWLGRFAPRPSALPGGGEIVGPIALSSSEFASTNNKAQRFGQDKSGSAASDSKKKRTREQEDCEEINTSITLDDLRQHYGRKRKDVAESLGVSVSTLKRTCRQYGIKRWPNIIRKKAGRPPDQHGEKNSSPTCKTLSTNGQNEMENEIVGHLEETNEFLLDFVEGPNGGVSSEWAFQLKDQWTVSTSYPNSNDPEVPHAHIASTQILGENMGSSGDGRNSFGSLEEHLQQGHISGSMWTVPPCSDPASSQHMPTSTPKMGSSEDRINLLAFPEDVFLEEDVSGSKRWTIPTCFEPAPSQLMPTVPRTTGSSDDLRNLLPSVEECFSARHVSGFTNRTVCSCSYPGPSQPMSTVPHTTGNLLASVEEPFWAGHVSESINLTVPSCSDPGPSQSMPTIPHPMPTIPQMMPLLTGRQDMRSVRLKATYGNTTIKFPLPSGFSELKEEVSKRLEFERGSFKLEYKDEEGDSVLIACDEDVWDYLRLLISMGNQVVKLFVLDKVPNTTNFCDNRGCDNCRSLKCKRP, from the exons ATGATTACTACTTGGAAGTCCGAG AACTGGGCAACAATGGAGGGGCATGCTTTAGGAGACAAAAGGCCCTTTGAAGTTATGAGTTTCTCTGCAGATGGGAAACTTGTTTCAAGGCTTCAACGTATCCATATATCATGGCTTGGTAGATTTGCACCTCGACCTTCAGCCCTACCAGGAGGAGGAGAGATTGTGGGGCCTATAGCCTTATCATCAAGTGAATTTGCTTCTACAAACAACAAAGCACAGCGTTTCGGACAAGATAAAAGTGGCTCTGCTGCCTCTGATTctaagaagaaaagaacaagagaaCAAGAAGACTGCGAAGAGATAAATACGAGTATTACTTTAGATGATCTTCGACAACATTATGGCCGTAAACGTAAAGATGTTGCGGAGAGCCTTGGCG TTAGTGTATCCACGCTTAAACGCACTTGTAGGCAGTACGGGATCAAGCGGTGGCCAAATATTATCAGGAAAAAAG CCGGGAGACCTCCTGATCAACATGGAGAAAAGAATTCATCACCTACATGCAAGACGCTGTCAACTAATGGGCAGAACGAGATGGAAAATGAAATTGTTGGTCACCTTGAGGAGACGAATGAGTTTCTCCTGGATTTTGTTGAAGGCCCAAACG GGGGGGTTTCCTCTGAATGGGCATTTCAACTAAAAGATCAATGGACAGTGTCCACCTCTTATCCAAATTCCAATGATCCTGAGGTTCCACACGCTCATATAGCATCAACACAGATCCTAGGTGAGAATATGGGAAGTTCAGGAGATGGGAGAAATTCTTTTGGTTCACTGGAAGAGCATCTTCAGCAAGGTCATATCTCTGGATCTATGTGGACAGTCCCTCCATGTTCAGATCCAGCTTCAAGCCAACACATGCCTACTAGTACCCCCAAAATGGGAAGTTCAGAAGATCGAATAAATTTGCTAGCTTTCCCAGAAGATGTTTTTCTAGAGGAAGATGTCTCTGGATCTAAGAGGTGGACAATCCCTACATGTTTTGAACCAGCTCCGAGCCAACTCATGCCTACTGTTCCCCGGACGACGGGAAGTTCAGAtgatttgagaaatttgttACCTTCGGTGGAAGAGTGTTTTTCGGCGAGACATGTCTCTGGATTTACTAACCGGACAGTCTGTTCCTGTTCATATCCAGGTCCGAGCCAACCCATGTCTACTGTTCCCCACACAACAGGAAATTTGTTAGCTTCAGTAGAAGAGCCTTTTTGGGCTGGACATGTCTCTGAATCTATTAACTTGACAGTCCCTTCATGTTCTGATCCAGGTCCAAGCCAATCCATGCCTACAATTCCCCACCCAATGCCTACAATTCCCCAAATGATGCCTCTTCTCACAGGAAGGCAAGATATGAGGTCTGTGAGGTTAAAGGCAACATATGGGAACACCACAATAAAATTCCCTCTCCCGTCTGGATTTAGTGAACTGAAAGAAGAAGTGTCGAAGAGACTGGAGTTCGAGCGTGGTAGTTTCAAACTTGAGTATAAAGATGAAGAAGGGGACTCAGTGTTAATAGCTTGTGACGAGGATGTATGGGATTATCTGCGACTCCTCATCTCAATGGGAAATCAAGTAGTCAAACTATTTGTTCTTGATAAGGTTCCTAATACCACAAATTTTTGTGATAACCGTGGATGTGATAACTGCAGATCATTGAAGTGTAAAAGACCATAG